A segment of the Bacillus pseudomycoides genome:
GTGGGTAGCTTGCTGAATCGATAGTTTGATAATAAAACGCTGTCTCTTATGAAACCAGAGGCAGCGTTTTTGTATCTATATAAATTTAGGGTGAAAAAACGACATAAACCCTCTTCTTTTTAGTGGGGAGAGGAGAGGATCCAGCTATGCATAGAAGCGGTCAGATCCTTTTCCTGCCCCATGACAAGTAAGAATAGAAAGAGAAAACGAGTGAAGTCACTTTTTCTTCTTCGCATGAGCGACTTATATGTCGAAAAACTAAAATGGATTTATATATCTAATTGAAGTAATGGGATTTTACTAGTGACCGCCTCATATTATGTATGGACTTGTCCAAACATAATAAATTAAGGCGCAATTTCATGAATTTATTGTCAATTATTTTTACAATACGCATATGATAGAGTAACCAACCATTCATACAGAAAAAGCCAACACAATACAATATGTTGCAGAGTGGAAAAGTGTGCAACAATGAATTGTGTTTCTTTCTTATCAGTTAAAGAAATTTCAATTTAAAATGAATGCCAAAGTTTTTGTTAAGGAAGTTCGGAGCAATACGTAAAAAAGCTATGGGTGCCTTATGATTATGGAAAAAGTAAGTTCTAATGAACAGATACTTTTTAAGTATTCTTGTTGCTACATCATAACCTCAAATTCGTATATTACTGTTTATTAGAGAAAATAAGGGAAATTACAGTAAGGAGGGAAAAGGATGGGCGAAGAAAATCAACCAAATTATACAATTTCACAGGAAAACTGGTCCCTCCATCGCAAAGGACATGACGATCAACAACGCCATCAAGAAAAGGTACAAGAGGCAATTAAGAATAACTTACCAGACCTTGTGACAGAAGAAAGTATCGTGATGTCTAATGGTAGGGACGTTGTCAAAATACCAATTCGGTCTTTAGATGAATATAAAATTAGATATAACTATGATAAGAATAAACATGTTGGGCAAGGAACTGGTGATAGTAAAGTTGGCGATGTGGTTGCAAGAGATGGATCAAGTGGTCAAAAGCAAAAGGGACCAGGAAAAGGGCAAGGTGCAGGGGATGCAGCTGGAGAAGATTATTATGAAGCAGAAGTATCAATTTTAGAATTAGAGCAAGCATTTTTTAAAGAGTTGGAGCTGCCTAATTTAAAGCGGAAAGAAATGGATGAAAATCGTATTGAACATATTGAATTTAATGACATTAGAAAAACAGGATTGTGGGGAAATATTGATAAAAAACGGACGATGATCTCGGCTTATAAACGAAATGCTATGAATGGAAAGCCCGCTTTTCATCCAATTCGTCAAGAAGATTTGAAGTTCCGAACATGGAATGAAGTGTTGAAGCCAGATTCCAAAGCTGTTGTATTAGCAATGATGGATACGAGTGGATCTATGGGGATTTGGGAGAAGTATATGGCGCGTAGTTTCTTCTTTTGGATGACAAGATTCTTACGTACAAAGTACGAAACGGTAGATATAGAATTTATTGCGCATCATACAGAAGCGAAGGTCGTGACAGAGGAAGAGTTTTTTTCAAAAGGAGAAAGTGGTGGAACAATATGTTCCTCTGTTTATAGAAAAGCACTTGAGCTTATAGATGGAAAGTATTCACCGGAACGCTATAATATTTACCCATTTCATTTTTCAGATGGAGATAACTTAACATCAGATAATGCTCGTTGTGTGAAGCTTGTACAAGAATTGATGAAGGTATGTAATATGTTTGGGTATGGGGAAGTAAACCAGTATAATCGTTCATCATCTACCCTTTTTTCTGTTTATAAAAACATTGAGGATGAGAAGTTTAGGTATTATATATTGAAAAATAAGAAGGATATTTTTCACTGCCTTAAAAAGTTCCTTAAGAAATAAATTCAAACATAAAAATAATTAAATGTATAGAAATCATAAGGCTGCAAGGCGATTCTTTAAGAAAGCCTTGCGGTCTTTTCATGTCTCTAAAACCCGGGTGGTTACAGTTGATAAAAATCCAGCTTATCCAATAGCCATAGAAAAATTGAGAAAAAAAAAAGGTGCCACTAGGCATCCAAATCAGGCAGATAAAATATCTAAATAACATTGTGGAACAAGATCATCGTTTTATTAAGAAACGCATACGCTCTATGATGGGATTCAAATCACTTTAAACAGCAACCGCTATATTGAGTGGTGTGGAAGTCATGCATATGATGAAAAAGAGACAGATTAATTTAAGGAATCAGTCTGTCCAAAATCAAAAAGAATTCATCCATCAATTATTTAGGATGACAGCATAAAATACAATCCCTTTAGAAATATATGTGCTATATTCCCTTTTATTTTATCTTTGCACCAGAACCAAATATGTCAGTTTTTGATTAGTAAATGATGAAATGGTGATACAAATCAATATTGAATGTAAATGACAAAGAAATGAGAATATGATTTTTATTTACACTGATTATGGCGGAACGCATACAACCTCACTAGCTGCAGCGTATCATTTAAACAAACTACCAACTAATCGGAAATTAACGAGAGAAGAAATTTTAAATGTGGACTATTTTAATAAACTTAAAACTTCTGAT
Coding sequences within it:
- the yhbH gene encoding sporulation protein YhbH — translated: MGEENQPNYTISQENWSLHRKGHDDQQRHQEKVQEAIKNNLPDLVTEESIVMSNGRDVVKIPIRSLDEYKIRYNYDKNKHVGQGTGDSKVGDVVARDGSSGQKQKGPGKGQGAGDAAGEDYYEAEVSILELEQAFFKELELPNLKRKEMDENRIEHIEFNDIRKTGLWGNIDKKRTMISAYKRNAMNGKPAFHPIRQEDLKFRTWNEVLKPDSKAVVLAMMDTSGSMGIWEKYMARSFFFWMTRFLRTKYETVDIEFIAHHTEAKVVTEEEFFSKGESGGTICSSVYRKALELIDGKYSPERYNIYPFHFSDGDNLTSDNARCVKLVQELMKVCNMFGYGEVNQYNRSSSTLFSVYKNIEDEKFRYYILKNKKDIFHCLKKFLKK